From Anopheles darlingi chromosome 2, idAnoDarlMG_H_01, whole genome shotgun sequence, the proteins below share one genomic window:
- the LOC125952302 gene encoding protein naked cuticle homolog, whose product MAGNIVKWWKHKILGGYKQFTVLQECATDSEELIYQGRAPSACSAPPDLLLTSDREQMLKVKSSSAGSAGSGPTSKGGQHHHHHHHHHQQHQQSGTVVVGAGMPPHHQHNHSASHHQQQQQQQHHSKAQKEVLRKCSGKTTVIGGASGAGGGGGATNTMNTTAATIRSDPDRVRLEEFTCDVSLEDGKKPQPLQFSFTLYDLDGHGKITKDDIAGIVSTIYESIGKSVVVPHYGSKTINVRLTVSPDGKTATKSAATVKKAIITPRRRYRPRKLISDDDGSDTSENVPRVLRNRTETAPHNNNINNNNNSSTTVTPPKNGQSGGQQQQQQQHHHHHHHGSSSAAKVKESNLSKAAALAAAAAPNNTTITSDTATPSNAANRSTGLSKSSEATLTMPESPTYHNNLIAKSALNNGKQQQGHENVYESISNLKSCNLQQQQPQHQMHNATATTGLNHSTASTAALICRECSVAEEGQRSGVTMPTVQTVVLTPSVAMTAAIVGAGRTKRKLVRKTRSSRKVVPSSAAKPGEDFGGRPRARSLSVGNENCYENVIGQVAQEECWKSSLCRRELIEIIRESMVKNSLCFQPNRKAMESSPKHRHRSHTIASRVGDQVFFNYHHPTAAAIMAARGVEFGATGGGGTATTTALVTLAGGHETTNLCGYDSYLHQTICAAAANGTGTGAVHLATTHTAATAAISNVASPLAASIPNRMLLQHSHHSKAKRKEHRMMLAAASPRTGTTHHATPVKLSTALLNQQYPNLSAEQKLTRSINQVEQWLDHRGPKLATKGKLAEAEVRPLKRSKSKEELTIAGGKQQHTQAVVSGAANFLTTDVLLENLKISEDMAEIAVVTPKKVYNKESLIASATKKNIKTHHRTIVEEKASEGVCPKVVQLQYGSIPINADPSECENLIRMSDEGEEEPPVLLQSSSVPPQRHHPHKQSQSQPQSPQHHQQQSQQQQRFCGVGRAHSVSSASAASTTAVHRYVHEHIHHHYHHFENDPDES is encoded by the exons TGCTACAGGAATGTGCAACCGACTCGGAAGAACTGATCTACCAAGGACGGGCACCGTCGGCCTGCAGTGCACCGCCCGATCTACTGCTGACCAGTGACCGGGAGCAGATGCTGAAGGTGAAATCGTCATCGGCCGGCAGTGCCGGCAGTGGACCGACCAGCAAGGGTggccagcatcaccatcatcatcaccaccatcatcagcagcaccagcagtccgggaccgttgtcgtcggtgcTGGAATGCCGCCACATCATCAACACAACCACTCAGCctcccatcatcagcaacagcagcagcaacagcatcacagcaAAGCGCAGAAGGAGGTGCTACGGAAATGCTCCGGCAAGACGACGGTGATCGGTGGTGCATCGGGAgcaggcggcggtggtggtgctaccaACACGATGAACACGACCGCGGCCACCATCCGGAGCGATCCGGATCGGGTACGATTGGAG GAATTCACCTGCGATGTGTCGCTGGAAGATGGCAAAAAGCCTCAGCCACTACAGTTCTCCTTCACCCTGTACGATCTGGATGGTCACGGTAAAATAACCAAAGAT GACATCGCTGGAATAGTTTCGACCATTTACGAATCAATAGGCAAATCGGTAGTAGTTCCTCACTATGGTAGCAAGACCATTAACGTCCGATTGACGGTGTCGCCTGATGGCAAGACGGCCACGAAgtcggcagcaacagtaaagAAAGCCATCATTACGCCACGTCGCCGCTATCGACCGCGGAAGCTCATCTCCGACGATGATGGTAGCGATACCTCGGAAAACGTGCCGCGTGTACTGCGGAACCGCACCGAGACTGCgcctcacaacaacaatatcaacaacaacaacaacagtagtaCCACAGTGACGCCACCAAAAAACGGGCAAAgcggcggccagcagcagcagcaacagcaacaccatcatcaccatcatcatgggtCTTCGTCAGCGGCCAAAGTGAAGGAATCAAATCTTTCCAAGGCGGCCGCGTtggctgccgccgccgcacctaacaacaccaccattaccagTGACACTGCCACTCCCAGCAACGCTGCAAACCGTTCGACGGGACTGAGCAAAAGCTCGGAGGCAACGCTCACGATGCCAGAGTCTCCGACCTACCACAACAATCTCATCGCCAAAAGTGCACTCAACAATggcaagcaacagcaggggCACGAAAATGTTTACGAAAGTATTAGCAACCTCAAGTCCTGCaacctgcagcaacagcaaccgcaacaccaGATGCATAATGCGACAGCTACCACGGGGTTGAACCACTCGACCGCTTCGACGGCTGCTCTGATCTGCCGAGAGTGTAGTGTCGCGGAAGAAGGACAACGGTCTGGTGTGACGATGCCAACCGTACAAACGGTGGTGCTGACGCCCTCGGTTGCGATGACGGCCGCCATCGTTGGTGCGGGACGTACGAAACGGAAGTTGGTTCGTAAGACGCGTTCCTCGCGGAAAGTTGTCCCGTCGTCGGCGGCGAAACCGGGAGAGGATTTCGGTGGTCGACCTCGTGCCCGCAGCCTGTCGGTGGGGAACGAGAACTGCTACGAGAACGTGATTGGACAGGTGGCGCAGGAAGAGTGCTGGAAGAGTTCGCTGTGTCGGCGCGAGCTGATCGAGATCATACGCGAAAGTATGGTGAAGAACAGTCTCTGTTTTCAACCCAATCG GAAAGCGATGGAAAGTTCACCGAAGCATCGCCACCGTTCGCACACGATAGCCTCGCGGGTCGGTGATCAGGTGTTTTTCAACTACCATCATCCGACCGCGGCCGCTATAATGGCGGCCCGGGGAGTTGAATTCGGtgcgactggtggtggtggtaccgcgaCAACGACGGCACTCGTCACGCTGGCCGGCGGACACGAGACAACCAATCTCTGCGGCTACGATTCGTACCTTCACCAAACGATctgtgcagcggcagcaaacggTACGGGCACTGGTGCCGTACACCTGGCAACAACGCATACAGCCGCCACGGCAGCCATTTCCAACGTAGCGTCGCCACTGGCAGCGAGCATACCgaaccggatgctgctgcaacacaGCCATCATTCGAAGGCAAAACG GAAGGAGCATCGCATGATGTTGGCAGCGGCTAGTCCACGTACCGGAACCACCCATCATGCAACGCCGGTGAAGCTCAGCACGGCCCTACTCAACCAGCAGTATCCGAATCTCTCGGCCGAACAGAAGCTTACCCGCTCGATCAATCAGGTGGAACAGTGGCTCGATCACCGGGGTCCGAAGCTAGCAACGAAAGGCAAGCTAGCCGAGGCAGAAGTGCGACCGTTGAAACGGTCGAAAAGCAAGGAAGAGCTGACGATAGCCggtggaaagcagcagcatacacagGCCGTAGTAAGCGGAGCTGCTAACTTCCTGACGACCGATGTACTGTTGGAGAATCTGAAAATCAGTGAAGATATGGCCGAGATTGCGGTGGTTACGCCGAAGAAGGTGTACAATAAGGAATCGCTCATTGCATCcgcgacgaagaagaacatCAAAACGCATCATCGCACGATCGTGGAGGAGAAAGCCAGCGAGGGTGTCTGTCCGAAGGTAGTGCAACTGCAATACGGATCGATTCCGATCAATGCCGATCCGAGTGAGTGCGAGAACCTGATCCGGATGTCGGATGAGGGTGAAGAGGAACCGCCGGTGTTGCTACAATCGTCCTCGGTACCACCACAGCGGCACCATCCGCACAAGCAGTCGCAATCGCAACCACAGTCTcctcagcatcaccagcagcaatcacagcaacagcaacggtttTGTGGTGTCGGCCGTGCCCACTCAGTATCGTCGGCTTCCGCTGCCTCGACTACCGCCGTGCACCGGTACGTGCACGAGCACATTCACCATCACTATCACCACTTCGAAAATGATCCTGATGAGTCTTGA